Proteins from a genomic interval of Pseudomonas versuta:
- a CDS encoding cytochrome C assembly family protein: protein MLPLSPSLLPSLAAACLYAAATLYQGTCLRQGAKANKRLLVTLGILAVIAQAMSLFTHLMTPAGLELDFFSAASLIAAAVIIVTLVACARIPVENLLLLLYPLGMLTVLLSQFAPPGTVQAIDEEPGILAHILLSLLAYGMFTIAVVQALLLTLQNYQLKNKHPKGLIKNFPPLQTMESLLFGFLWAGWSLLSLSLISGWLFLGNLFAQHLVHKTLLACLAWIVFSVLLLGRHHLGWRGHKAIRWTFAGFCLLMLAYFGSKLVREYILHI from the coding sequence ATGCTCCCCTTGTCACCGAGTTTGCTACCCAGCCTCGCCGCCGCCTGTCTATATGCCGCTGCGACCCTCTATCAAGGTACTTGCCTGCGCCAAGGCGCAAAGGCGAACAAACGCCTGTTGGTGACGCTCGGCATTCTCGCCGTGATCGCCCAGGCCATGAGCCTGTTTACCCACCTGATGACCCCGGCGGGTCTTGAGCTGGACTTCTTCAGCGCTGCCAGCCTGATTGCCGCGGCGGTCATTATCGTTACGCTGGTCGCGTGTGCCCGCATACCGGTAGAGAACCTGCTGCTGCTTCTATACCCGCTGGGGATGCTCACGGTCCTGCTGTCGCAGTTCGCCCCACCCGGTACGGTCCAGGCCATCGATGAAGAGCCCGGCATCCTTGCTCACATTCTGTTATCGCTGCTGGCCTATGGCATGTTCACCATTGCGGTGGTTCAGGCCTTGCTGCTGACCCTGCAAAACTACCAGCTCAAAAACAAACACCCTAAAGGCCTGATCAAGAACTTCCCGCCCCTGCAAACCATGGAAAGCCTGCTATTCGGTTTCCTGTGGGCCGGCTGGTCACTGCTGTCACTGTCACTGATCTCCGGCTGGCTGTTTTTGGGCAACCTGTTTGCCCAGCATCTGGTTCACAAAACCTTGCTCGCCTGCCTGGCGTGGATAGTGTTCAGCGTGCTGCTGCTGGGGCGCCACCACCTGGGCTGGCGCGGACATAAAGCCATACGCTGGACGTTTGCCGGTTTCTGCCTGCTGATGCTGGCCTACTTTGGCAGCAAGCTGGTTCGTGAATACATTCTGCATATCTGA
- a CDS encoding MFS transporter: protein MTISTTYSEASPEKPVNSTARVATASFIGTAIEFYDFYVYATAAALVIGPVFFPQTSGTAQMLSAFLTFGIAFLARPLGSFLFGHFGDRVGRKSTLVASLLLMGVCTTLIGVLPGYATIGAWAPILLCVLRFGQGLGLGGEWGGAALLATENAPKGKRAWFGMFPQLGPSIGFLAANGLFLALALTLSDEQFRSWGWRIPFLLSAALVMVGLYVRLKLEETPVFAKAVAQHERVKMPIVELFSQYWAPMLLGAASMVVCYALFYISTVFSLSYGVSTLGYTRETFLGLLCFAVLFMAAATPLSALASDRYGRKPVLIVGGILAILSGFLMEPLLTHGTTWGVALFLCIELFLMGVTFAPMGALLPELFPTRVRYTGASAAYNLGGIVGASAAPFFAQKLVSMGGLSWVGGYVSGAAVLSLIAVLCLKETKEADLNKVI from the coding sequence ATGACCATCAGCACGACTTACAGCGAAGCCTCGCCCGAGAAGCCGGTCAATTCCACAGCCCGTGTCGCTACGGCCAGTTTTATCGGCACGGCCATCGAGTTCTACGACTTTTATGTGTATGCCACCGCCGCTGCACTGGTCATAGGTCCGGTCTTTTTCCCGCAGACGTCCGGTACCGCACAGATGCTGTCGGCATTTCTGACCTTCGGCATCGCCTTTCTCGCTCGCCCGCTGGGCTCATTTCTATTTGGCCATTTCGGTGACCGTGTAGGTCGCAAATCCACGCTGGTGGCTTCCCTGCTGCTGATGGGCGTGTGCACCACCCTGATCGGCGTGCTGCCGGGCTACGCGACCATTGGCGCCTGGGCACCGATCCTGCTCTGCGTGCTGCGCTTTGGACAAGGGCTGGGGCTCGGCGGGGAATGGGGCGGCGCAGCCTTGCTGGCCACTGAAAACGCACCTAAAGGCAAGCGCGCCTGGTTCGGCATGTTCCCGCAACTGGGTCCATCGATTGGTTTTCTCGCCGCCAACGGCCTGTTCCTGGCACTTGCCTTGACCCTCAGTGATGAGCAGTTCCGCTCCTGGGGCTGGCGCATCCCGTTCCTGCTGAGCGCCGCGCTGGTGATGGTCGGTCTGTATGTACGACTCAAGCTGGAAGAAACACCGGTATTCGCCAAAGCTGTAGCGCAACACGAACGGGTGAAGATGCCGATCGTCGAACTCTTCAGCCAGTACTGGGCACCGATGCTGCTGGGCGCGGCTTCGATGGTGGTGTGTTACGCGCTGTTCTATATCTCGACAGTGTTTTCACTGAGCTATGGCGTTTCAACATTGGGCTATACCCGCGAAACCTTCCTCGGCCTGCTGTGCTTTGCCGTACTGTTCATGGCCGCTGCCACCCCCCTGTCAGCCCTGGCCAGCGACCGTTACGGGCGCAAACCGGTGTTGATTGTCGGCGGCATACTGGCAATTTTGTCCGGGTTCCTCATGGAGCCGTTGCTCACCCATGGCACGACCTGGGGGGTAGCTCTGTTTCTGTGCATCGAGCTGTTTTTGATGGGGGTGACCTTTGCCCCGATGGGAGCCCTGCTGCCTGAACTGTTTCCGACCCGCGTGCGCTATACCGGCGCCTCGGCTGCCTACAACCTGGGCGGCATTGTCGGCGCCTCGGCCGCACCGTTTTTCGCCCAGAAGCTGGTGAGCATGGGCGGCCTGAGCTGGGTGGGCGGGTATGTGTCAGGCGCGGCAGTACTCAGCCTGATCGCAGTACTGTGCCTGAAGGAAACCAAGGAGGCTGACCTGAACAAGGTCATCTAA
- the purT gene encoding formate-dependent phosphoribosylglycinamide formyltransferase, translating into MTRIGTPLSPTATRVMLCGCGELGKEVVIELQRLGVEVIAVDRYANAPAMQVAHRSHVINMLDGTALRAVIELEKPHFIVPEIEAIATATLVELEAEGFTVIPTARATLLTMNREGIRRLAAEELDLPTSPYHFADTFEDYSKAVQDLGFPCVVKPVMSSSGKGQSLLRSADDVKTAWDYAQEGGRAGKGRVIIEGFIDFDYEITLLTVRHIGGTTFCAPVGHRQEKGDYQESWQPQAMSPIALAESERVARAVTEALGGRGLFGVELFIKGDQVWFSEVSPRPHDTGLVTLISQDLSQFALHARAILGLPIPLIRQFGPSASAVILVEGQSTRTAFSNLGAALCEPDTALRLFGKPEVNGQRRMGVALARDESIEAARAKATRSSKAVVVEL; encoded by the coding sequence ATGACCCGTATCGGAACTCCACTGTCGCCTACAGCGACCCGCGTAATGTTGTGTGGCTGCGGCGAGCTAGGCAAGGAAGTCGTCATCGAGTTGCAGCGTCTGGGGGTCGAAGTCATCGCGGTCGATCGCTACGCCAACGCCCCGGCCATGCAGGTTGCGCACCGCAGCCACGTGATCAACATGCTGGATGGAACTGCACTGCGCGCCGTGATCGAGCTGGAGAAGCCGCATTTTATCGTTCCGGAAATCGAAGCCATCGCTACCGCGACTCTGGTCGAGCTGGAAGCTGAAGGTTTTACTGTAATCCCGACCGCCCGTGCGACCTTGCTGACCATGAACCGCGAAGGCATTCGCCGTCTGGCGGCGGAAGAGCTGGACCTGCCAACTTCGCCGTACCACTTTGCCGACACCTTCGAGGATTACAGCAAAGCGGTGCAGGATCTTGGCTTTCCGTGCGTGGTCAAGCCGGTCATGAGTTCATCGGGCAAAGGCCAGAGCCTGCTGCGCAGTGCCGACGATGTCAAAACTGCCTGGGATTACGCTCAGGAAGGCGGTCGTGCGGGCAAAGGCCGGGTCATCATCGAAGGCTTTATCGACTTCGATTACGAAATCACCTTGCTGACCGTGCGCCATATTGGCGGTACGACATTCTGCGCGCCGGTCGGTCACCGTCAAGAGAAGGGCGACTATCAGGAGTCCTGGCAGCCACAGGCAATGAGCCCGATCGCGCTGGCTGAGTCCGAGCGTGTGGCCAGAGCAGTGACCGAGGCGCTGGGTGGTCGCGGCCTGTTTGGGGTCGAACTGTTTATCAAGGGCGATCAGGTGTGGTTCAGCGAAGTCTCGCCGCGCCCCCATGACACCGGCCTGGTCACGCTGATCTCGCAGGATTTGTCGCAGTTTGCCCTGCATGCACGGGCGATTCTGGGGTTGCCGATTCCGTTGATCCGTCAGTTCGGGCCGTCGGCTTCGGCAGTGATCCTGGTGGAAGGTCAGTCGACCCGCACCGCCTTCTCCAACCTCGGAGCGGCCCTGTGCGAGCCGGATACGGCCTTGCGTCTGTTCGGCAAGCCCGAGGTTAATGGTCAGCGCCGCATGGGCGTGGCACTGGCCCGGGATGAGTCGATTGAAGCGGCACGGGCCAAGGCCACCCGTTCATCCAAAGCGGTTGTCGTCGAGCTATAA
- a CDS encoding preQ0 transporter encodes MLFLIAYIASVVLINYAFSAAPHLDIIWSAWGGLVFVLRDMVQTRFGHGAILAMLVALVLSYATSDPSIALASATAFAVSECIDWLVFSITKRPLHDRLWISSALSIPLDTFIFFGMIDAFTPAVIFTAMASKFAGVTCVWLAMAWRLRKAAERSRIM; translated from the coding sequence ATGTTGTTTCTAATCGCTTATATCGCCAGCGTCGTATTGATTAACTACGCGTTTTCCGCGGCGCCGCACCTCGATATCATCTGGTCGGCCTGGGGCGGGCTGGTGTTCGTGCTGCGTGACATGGTGCAAACCCGATTCGGCCACGGCGCCATTCTGGCCATGCTGGTAGCGCTGGTGCTGTCGTATGCCACCTCTGATCCCTCGATTGCCCTGGCCAGCGCCACCGCGTTCGCCGTGTCGGAGTGTATTGACTGGCTGGTGTTCTCCATTACCAAGCGCCCGTTGCATGACCGTTTGTGGATCAGCTCTGCGCTGAGCATCCCCCTCGATACCTTTATCTTTTTCGGCATGATCGACGCCTTTACCCCGGCCGTGATCTTCACCGCGATGGCCTCCAAATTCGCTGGTGTCACCTGCGTGTGGCTGGCCATGGCCTGGCGTTTGCGCAAAGCCGCTGAGCGCTCGCGGATCATGTAA
- a CDS encoding DUF1289 domain-containing protein, with protein sequence MSDAERPVASPCVNICALDDDDLCTGCQRSVAEITRWSRMTNPERREVLALCHERAKSSGMVWTVDSL encoded by the coding sequence ATGAGTGATGCAGAACGCCCGGTTGCCTCGCCTTGCGTGAATATTTGCGCGCTCGACGACGATGATCTGTGTACCGGCTGCCAGCGCTCGGTTGCCGAAATCACCCGCTGGAGCCGCATGACCAACCCCGAGCGGCGTGAGGTGCTGGCGTTGTGTCACGAACGTGCGAAATCCAGTGGCATGGTGTGGACGGTGGATAGCCTGTAG
- a CDS encoding gamma carbonic anhydrase family protein: MKYRLGDSLVETHPASWTAPNATLIGKVRLEEGASVWFNAVLRGDNELILIGKDSNVQDGAVMHTDMGYPLTLGTGVTIGHNAMLHGCTVGDYSLIGINAVILNGAKIGKHCIIGANSLIGEGKEIPDGSLVMGSPGKVVRDLTDEQKKLLEASAAHYVKNGQRYARDLQVQDQ, translated from the coding sequence ATGAAATACCGCTTGGGCGACTCGCTCGTCGAAACCCATCCCGCCAGCTGGACTGCCCCCAATGCCACCCTGATCGGCAAGGTCCGTCTGGAGGAAGGCGCCAGCGTCTGGTTTAACGCGGTGCTGCGTGGTGACAACGAACTGATCCTGATCGGTAAAGACAGCAACGTGCAGGATGGCGCGGTCATGCACACCGACATGGGCTATCCACTGACCCTGGGTACCGGCGTGACCATTGGCCATAACGCCATGCTGCATGGCTGCACGGTGGGTGATTACAGCCTGATCGGCATCAATGCGGTGATCCTCAATGGCGCAAAAATCGGCAAGCATTGCATCATCGGCGCCAATTCGCTGATTGGTGAAGGCAAGGAAATTCCCGATGGTTCGCTGGTAATGGGCTCGCCTGGCAAAGTGGTGCGCGACCTGACTGACGAGCAGAAAAAACTGCTGGAAGCCAGCGCTGCGCATTATGTGAAGAATGGCCAGCGTTATGCCCGCGATTTGCAGGTGCAAGATCAATGA
- a CDS encoding CoA pyrophosphatase — MLDELLGRVSRYTPRTLETDRHFPEAAVLLPVTRSAEPELILTLRASGLSTHGGEVAFPGGRRDPEDPDLIFTALREAEEEIGLPPGLVEVIGPLSPLISLHGIRVTPYVGLVPDYVEYLANDAEIAAVFSVPLEFFRQDPREHTHRIDYQGRSWYVPSYRFGVYKIWGLTAIMIVELMNLLYDDVNISLHTPPERFINI, encoded by the coding sequence ATGCTGGACGAGCTGCTTGGCCGTGTGAGCCGCTATACCCCACGGACTCTGGAAACAGATCGGCATTTTCCCGAGGCGGCAGTATTGCTGCCGGTAACCCGCAGTGCCGAGCCCGAACTGATTCTGACCCTGCGCGCCAGCGGGTTGTCTACCCACGGTGGTGAAGTGGCTTTTCCGGGAGGGCGGCGCGACCCTGAGGACCCGGACCTGATCTTTACCGCTCTGCGTGAGGCCGAAGAAGAGATCGGCTTGCCGCCGGGCCTGGTCGAGGTGATCGGCCCGCTCAGCCCGTTGATCTCGTTGCACGGGATTCGAGTAACCCCTTATGTCGGGCTGGTGCCTGATTACGTTGAGTATCTGGCCAATGATGCCGAGATCGCGGCGGTGTTCAGCGTGCCGCTGGAGTTCTTCCGCCAGGACCCGCGCGAGCATACCCACCGTATCGATTACCAGGGCCGCAGCTGGTATGTGCCGAGCTACCGTTTTGGCGTGTACAAGATCTGGGGGCTGACGGCGATCATGATCGTAGAACTGATGAACTTGCTTTACGACGACGTCAATATCAGCCTGCATACCCCGCCTGAACGCTTTATCAATATTTAG
- a CDS encoding NUDIX hydrolase — MKFCSQCGHSVSQHIPQGDSRLRYVCDHCQTIHYQNPNIVAGCVPTWGTQVLLCRRAIEPRKGYWTLPAGFMENGETVEQAARRETLEEACANVENLAIYTLIDVPHINQVHVFYRAELLTPDFAAGEESLEVRLFDEADIPWSELAFRTVSRTLECFFADRPGNVYPVRSEAVAPLAGLTKPQQ, encoded by the coding sequence ATGAAATTTTGCAGCCAGTGCGGCCATTCAGTCAGCCAACATATCCCGCAAGGCGATTCGCGCCTGCGTTATGTCTGCGACCACTGCCAGACCATTCATTATCAAAACCCCAATATTGTTGCCGGGTGCGTGCCCACCTGGGGCACTCAAGTGCTGCTGTGCCGACGCGCCATCGAGCCGCGCAAGGGGTACTGGACACTGCCCGCAGGGTTCATGGAAAACGGCGAGACCGTTGAACAGGCTGCCCGACGCGAAACCCTCGAAGAAGCCTGCGCCAACGTTGAAAACCTGGCTATCTATACCCTCATCGATGTACCGCACATCAATCAGGTGCATGTGTTCTATCGTGCCGAGTTGCTGACTCCGGACTTTGCCGCCGGTGAAGAGAGCCTTGAAGTCCGGCTTTTTGATGAAGCCGACATCCCTTGGTCAGAGCTGGCTTTTCGCACGGTCAGCCGTACCTTAGAATGCTTTTTCGCTGACCGCCCGGGTAACGTCTACCCCGTGCGCAGCGAGGCCGTGGCGCCTCTGGCCGGTCTGACCAAACCCCAACAATAA
- a CDS encoding L,D-transpeptidase family protein — MRWLLAALCLSFAVTCQASVVITVNGKPVDKNQVLKPAQSTQTIRADQKIEKILVLKSARKLQLISDGKPIKSYRISLGKQPKGPKLQEGDKRTPEGLYWVDWRKKSDKFNLAMHINYPNVSDAAKARREGLNPGSMIMIHGTPDSEDNPEELFHTLDWTDGCIAMKNYEMREVWNLVKDGTLVEIRP, encoded by the coding sequence ATGCGTTGGTTGCTCGCTGCCCTCTGCCTGTCGTTTGCTGTTACTTGCCAAGCTTCCGTTGTCATTACCGTGAATGGCAAACCCGTCGATAAAAATCAGGTGCTCAAACCGGCCCAGTCAACACAGACGATCAGAGCCGACCAAAAAATCGAAAAAATCCTGGTGCTCAAGTCTGCCCGCAAGCTGCAGCTGATCAGCGATGGCAAACCGATAAAGAGCTACCGCATTTCATTGGGCAAACAGCCAAAGGGTCCAAAGCTGCAAGAAGGCGATAAACGCACCCCCGAAGGCCTTTACTGGGTCGACTGGCGCAAGAAAAGCGACAAGTTCAACCTGGCAATGCATATCAACTATCCCAATGTCAGTGACGCGGCCAAAGCCAGGCGTGAAGGGCTGAACCCCGGGTCGATGATCATGATCCACGGTACGCCGGACTCCGAAGACAACCCCGAAGAACTGTTCCACACCCTGGACTGGACCGATGGTTGTATCGCGATGAAAAACTACGAAATGCGTGAAGTCTGGAACCTGGTGAAGGACGGCACCCTCGTAGAAATCCGTCCCTGA
- a CDS encoding GntR family transcriptional regulator, with amino-acid sequence MTSPINNLAKLRPDDSQSTPLYLQLARNLEAAIHAGLWKAEQALPSERSLSEQLGLSRVTARKALEILFEQGLIRRSQGSGTFITPRLEQPLSRLSSFSEMLRLKGFVPGSQWLQREITQPSHEELIRLALSPTDKVARLKRLRKADDTVMAIEMSALPASLIPQPQLIGDSLYEYLDSLGKPVVRALQHIQAINASAEFAALVGIETGTAMLLMTRVGYLEDNTPIEVTDTYCRNDFYDFVAELRR; translated from the coding sequence ATGACCAGCCCCATCAACAACCTCGCAAAACTGCGCCCGGACGACAGCCAGTCCACGCCTTTGTACCTGCAACTGGCCCGCAACCTGGAGGCCGCGATCCATGCCGGCCTCTGGAAAGCCGAGCAGGCGCTACCTTCGGAGCGCAGCCTGAGTGAACAACTGGGCCTGTCACGCGTTACGGCTCGCAAAGCCCTGGAAATCCTGTTTGAACAAGGTCTGATCCGCCGCAGCCAGGGCTCCGGAACCTTCATTACGCCACGCCTGGAACAGCCCTTGTCACGGCTTTCCAGTTTCAGCGAAATGCTCCGGCTCAAGGGCTTCGTCCCGGGTTCCCAGTGGCTGCAGCGGGAAATCACCCAGCCGAGCCACGAAGAGCTGATCCGTCTGGCGCTGTCCCCAACGGATAAAGTTGCGCGCCTCAAACGCCTGCGCAAAGCCGACGACACGGTCATGGCCATCGAAATGAGCGCCCTGCCCGCGTCCTTGATCCCGCAGCCGCAGCTGATTGGCGACTCACTGTACGAGTACCTGGACAGCCTCGGCAAACCGGTGGTGCGCGCCCTGCAACACATTCAGGCGATCAACGCCTCGGCAGAGTTTGCCGCCCTGGTCGGGATTGAGACCGGGACCGCCATGTTGCTGATGACACGGGTCGGCTACCTCGAAGACAACACGCCGATCGAAGTCACCGATACCTATTGCCGCAACGATTTCTACGATTTTGTGGCTGAACTGCGCCGCTAA
- the nagA gene encoding N-acetylglucosamine-6-phosphate deacetylase gives MSENNILTPQGWVRGRLLHENGKVLSIEGTPCDPADNDLPYLLPGFIDLHVHGGGGKDIMQGAPAFETITRTHLRFGTTALLATTMTAPNHDISRVLGALGEFCQQRLTGCARVLGVHLEGPFINPGKLGAQPNFAHTALMAEVEDYLSLAPIKVITIAPEIAGHIELIGALSARGIRMQLGHTLGSYEEGVAALDAGATSFTHLYNAMSPLHHREPGILGAALAHARFAELIPDLLHVHPGAIRAALRAIPCLYCVTDSTAATGMPDGEYQLGSHTVTKCLGGVRLADGTLAGSTLTMDQALRNLVKIGLPLAEASQRLSQYPADYLGITERGRLQPGSWADCVRLDRSLNLTAVMVEGEALVF, from the coding sequence ATGTCCGAGAACAATATCCTCACGCCCCAAGGCTGGGTCCGCGGCCGCCTGCTGCACGAGAACGGCAAGGTCCTGAGCATCGAAGGCACCCCGTGCGATCCGGCGGATAACGATTTGCCCTACTTGCTGCCCGGCTTTATCGACTTGCATGTGCACGGCGGAGGCGGCAAAGACATCATGCAAGGCGCCCCGGCCTTCGAAACCATCACCCGCACCCACTTGCGCTTCGGCACCACGGCCTTGCTGGCCACGACCATGACCGCACCGAATCACGATATCAGCCGTGTGCTCGGTGCCCTCGGAGAGTTTTGCCAGCAACGCCTTACCGGCTGCGCCCGGGTACTCGGGGTGCATCTCGAAGGTCCGTTCATCAACCCCGGCAAGCTCGGCGCACAACCCAACTTCGCGCACACCGCGCTGATGGCCGAAGTCGAGGATTACCTGAGTCTGGCGCCGATCAAGGTCATCACCATTGCGCCTGAAATCGCCGGCCACATCGAATTGATCGGTGCGCTCAGCGCCCGGGGCATTCGCATGCAATTGGGGCATACCCTGGGCAGTTATGAAGAAGGCGTGGCTGCACTGGATGCCGGTGCCACCAGTTTTACCCATTTGTATAACGCCATGAGCCCGCTGCATCACCGCGAGCCCGGCATTCTGGGCGCAGCCCTGGCCCATGCCCGCTTTGCCGAACTCATCCCCGACTTGCTCCACGTGCATCCCGGCGCGATCCGCGCCGCCTTGCGCGCCATTCCCTGCCTGTACTGCGTCACCGATTCCACCGCAGCCACCGGCATGCCCGATGGCGAATACCAATTGGGCAGCCACACCGTCACCAAATGCCTGGGCGGTGTACGCCTGGCCGACGGCACCCTGGCAGGCAGCACGCTGACCATGGATCAGGCCCTGCGCAACCTGGTGAAAATCGGCCTGCCACTGGCCGAAGCCTCGCAACGCCTGTCGCAATACCCGGCGGACTACCTCGGCATTACAGAACGCGGGCGCTTGCAGCCCGGTAGCTGGGCCGATTGCGTGCGCCTGGATCGCTCATTGAATCTCACCGCTGTCATGGTCGAAGGGGAAGCACTTGTCTTTTAA
- a CDS encoding SIS domain-containing protein, which produces MLEEARSASEAVERQLFNLESRLIDLARDLRASPPDVAMTLARGSSDHAASYFAYLTMQHVGVPVASLPMSVVTLRQSPLRVKGQAVFAFSQSGQSPDIIDSLSLLRERGAVSVALVNAENTPLEAASAYTLPLCAGPELSVAATKSFIATLSASARLVAHWANDKALLEAGHLLPAGLRDACTQDWTKAIETLRDAQQLLVIGRGAGFAIAQEAALKFKETSTLQAEAFSSAEVRHGPMALIEENYPLLIFAPRGVEQAGLLTLARDMRQRGARVLLAAPDDVAERDLTLSQAAHPDLDPILAIQSFYVMAAGLARARGLDPDQPRFLSKVTRTH; this is translated from the coding sequence ATGCTGGAAGAGGCCCGGTCCGCGAGCGAAGCGGTCGAACGTCAATTGTTCAACCTCGAGTCGCGCCTGATCGACCTCGCCCGTGACCTGCGGGCCAGCCCGCCCGACGTGGCCATGACCCTCGCCCGCGGCAGTTCTGACCATGCTGCAAGTTACTTCGCCTACCTGACCATGCAGCATGTGGGCGTGCCCGTAGCATCGTTGCCGATGTCCGTGGTGACGTTGCGCCAGTCGCCGCTGCGAGTGAAGGGGCAGGCAGTATTTGCCTTTTCCCAGTCCGGCCAGAGCCCCGACATCATCGACAGCCTGAGCCTGCTGCGCGAACGCGGCGCGGTCAGTGTCGCGCTGGTCAATGCCGAAAACACACCGCTTGAAGCCGCCAGCGCCTACACCCTGCCCCTGTGTGCCGGCCCAGAACTCAGCGTAGCCGCCACTAAAAGCTTTATCGCCACCTTGAGCGCCAGTGCCCGCCTGGTGGCGCACTGGGCCAACGATAAAGCCCTGCTCGAAGCTGGCCACCTGCTGCCCGCCGGCTTGCGCGATGCCTGTACCCAGGACTGGACCAAAGCCATCGAGACCCTGCGTGATGCCCAGCAACTACTGGTGATCGGCCGCGGCGCAGGCTTTGCCATCGCCCAGGAGGCTGCGCTCAAATTCAAGGAAACGTCGACCCTGCAGGCCGAAGCCTTCAGCAGTGCCGAAGTGCGCCACGGGCCGATGGCCTTGATAGAAGAAAACTACCCGCTGCTGATTTTCGCCCCACGGGGTGTGGAGCAGGCAGGCTTGCTGACCCTGGCCCGAGACATGCGCCAGCGCGGCGCCCGGGTGCTGCTGGCGGCCCCCGATGATGTGGCCGAACGTGACCTGACCCTGAGCCAGGCAGCGCACCCGGACCTGGACCCGATTCTTGCCATTCAGAGTTTCTACGTGATGGCCGCTGGTCTGGCCCGGGCCCGAGGTCTGGACCCGGATCAGCCGCGCTTCCTGAGCAAAGTGACCCGTACCCACTAA